A region of the Candidatus Cloacimonadota bacterium genome:
AACACAATGATGCTGTCTTTTTCCACGGTGAGAACCAAGATTCCAGTTTGGTCGATGGCTTCCAGTGGCGCATAAACTTCAAAAAAGAGGCTGAGGTTTTCCAGTTCGGTTTTATCGAAGATCAATGATGGCTCAGTTTTGTAAAGCGAGCCACCCCTGTGAAAACGATCCAGATAACTGCTGCTATCCGGCCTCACGATGCTGCAAAGTTCCAAATCGCTGATCAGGTCGTTGGCAGTAAGTGGCTCCGCCTGGTAATAATAGTTAGCGGTTTTGCGGGAATTGATGTCTTTGGCCTTCACTCTTAAAAAATATCCTTCCCCGTCCAAACTAAAGCTCAGACGGTTGAGATGCGATTTATTAGAGCGGGCGTCATTTTTGTTTGAGATGCCAATGTTGTCGTGCACCGTGCGCGAAAAAACCACGCTATCAGCTTGCACAAATTCCACTTCCAGTTCCACTTCGGCAAAATATCCAGAGTTTTTTGCCAAAAACCACAGATTTGAATAGGGAATCTGGTAATCGATATTCAGGATGCTGCCCTGCCCACGTGGATCCCGAAAACGCTGTGTTGCCACATGCATGGTAAAACTATCCGCCCAGATTGAACCTGTCAGCGCCAATAGAGCCAGGCACCAGAAAAAGACCTTAATATTCCTCATCTTTATTCCTCAATTGGTAAAGTCCGAAACCGCCACTGTCTGTAAAAATGAACTCCAAATTTTGTTGATAATAGCTCCAAATGATGTAGGGATCCCGCCCCAGAGGCTGCGATTCACTCAGTATTTCACTGGGTTCTCCATATTTAATATATATTCTGCCACGGTCGGATTTCCATCCCTTCAATCTTTTATGGATTGTGAAATTCTCATCCGCAGTAATCACCCTCTGGTAAAACGCTTCCCGGGCCTCGTTGCGTAGTGTTCCCGGGCTTGGATCCCGCACTTGCCAAAATTTTTCGATAGCGTCCGGAATCTGGCTTTCAGGAATGGAACGCAGGCTCTTATATTCATTTTGGTTTGCGATGTAGCGTAGCTGTTGGATTTGGTCTTTAAAACTGTAGCGCGCGTTGTAGGAAAACCAGGGGCTGAAAAGAAATGGTTCCATGTCATAGCGGATATTACCCTCAAAAACGCTGACGCCAAGCTGGGACAGGGCTCCTGCGTTTGCCAATTCTGTCAGATCCGCCTCATAATATGCAAGCGGTGGCAAAAAAGATTGGATGGGTTCAATTCCCACAACGTGGACGCTATCCGCTTCCAAGCCAATCTTTTGCTTCAACACACACCCTTCCAGAGGGAGAGGTAACTTTTCCAAATCCGGGGGTTGAAAAAGCACACCTTCCTTTTGCGCCAAAAGCCAGGCTTGGCCAATCTCTGTGTGCTTGTCCCCCAAAGTGAAGGCCCGTTTATAGTCACTTTTTTCGCCCTGGGTCAAGTTTCTCAACCTCATGGAAGCCTGATAACTGCCGGGTTCAAGCTGCGCGCTGAACATCACGGGCAAAGCCGCATCCCGCAGCCAATCTTGTCTTGGCACCCTGAAAGAAGCATCGAAATTGTGTATTTTTTTGGTCTTGTTGTTCTTCAGTTCCATCACCAGTTGATAATTGGATTCAAACACATCTTTTTTGAAAACCAGGGTATTATAAGGTATTAAAATCCAAATATCCGTCCCTTGGGAATAGTGTTCCACAATCAGCTCCTGCGCGGGCAAAAAGACCGCAATCGCAAGCAGGACAAGGCAAAGCCTAATCTTCTTTTTCGTCACGAAAAGCCTTCAAATTGAAATCGAATTTCCGTTCTTCCAGCCATTCCAACAGGAAATTTGCGGGAAAGAATCTGAAGTCGGATTCCAGGTTGTGATGGTCACCATCTTCAGTGATAACAGTGGTTTTAAGGGTGAAATTGCCCTTATATTTCTCGACGAGTGAGGAGAATTCGATCACGAACTCCCGCGAAAGCCTGGGCAGGGGGATGTTGAGGCTCAGCTCGCCCCAGAGATAAAGATGCAGCTCTTCCAAGGCAACCAAAGCTTTGGGACTCACCCGCGCCATGCCATCTTCGTTGCCGTTGTAGGTGGATTTTGAACCGAACACGAAATAGATTCTTCCCGGTTTCAATGTTTCGGAATATTTTTCGAAATCCCGGTTGAACAGCGCAATCTCAAACCGCCCTGTCATATCCTCGAACTCCACAAAAGCGAAGGGTTTACCCTTGTTGTCCCGTTTTCGCGTTATCTTGGTCACGATTCCCGCTAAAACCAGTTCCTGTCCGTTCGCACCCTTCATGTTTTGCGCGCTGCTGTTTGTGAGATATTTCACCAAAGCCCGATATTCATGCAGCGGATGCCCACCCATATAAAAACCCAACACTTCTTTTTCCATCTCAAGCTGGTAGGCATAGCTCCAGGGTTCCTCTGAAGGCAGCGGAGGATAGTATTCCTCGGCATCGTCGTCGCTGGCAAGTAAATCAAAAAGTGAAGCTTGCCCCATCTTTTTGTCTCTTTGGGCGCCTGTGCTGAAAGAGAGCGCTTGCTCAATCACCGCCCATTTTTGAGCGCGGCTTCCCTCCAGTTCGTCCATCGCGCCACTGGCAATCAGGCTTTCCAACACGGTTTTATTCACCGCGCTACTGTCGAGCCTGCCGCAAAAATTGAAAATACTGGTGAAAGCCCCATTTTTATCGCGCTCTTCCACAATATCGGCAATGGCTGCTTCACCCAGGTTTTTAATCGCTTTCAGCCCAAAAAGAACCTCTTTGCCCTTCACGCGGAATTCTTTGTCGCTGCGATTGATATTGGGCGGTTGAATCTTGACACCCATGGAGCGGCAAACCTCGATTTTCACAGGAATCTTGGCAGGATCGTCTTCCAAGGAAAGCAGCGCCGCCATAAATTCAACCGGATAATGCGCCTTCAGCCAGGCAGTGCGATAAGCCACCAGCGCATAGCAGGTTGCGTGGCTTTTATTGAAGGCATATTGGGCAAAATCCAGCCAGTCGTTCCAGATTTTTTGCGCCACTTTTTCTTCGACGCCGTTTCCAGCCGCACCTTCCATGAATTTTTGCTTGAACTGCATCAGCAAATCCAAGCTTTTTTTACTCATCGCCTTGCGCAGGGTGTCGGCTTCGCCGCCTGTGAGGTTGCCCATCTCGCGCGAAATGCGCATCACCTGTTCCTGATACACAGTTACACCATAGGTTTCCTTCAGCGCGCGCTCCATGATGGGATGATCGTAAACCACCTTTTCCCGCTTGTGTTTGCGTGCGATATAGGTATCGATGAATTTCATCGGACCCGGCCTGAAAAGCGCCACCATCGCGATGAGATCTTCGAATTTGTTTGGTTTGAGTTCGGTGAGGTACCTGCGCATGCCGTCGCTTTCAAATTGGAAAACCCCGTCTGTGTCGCCTTTGCCCAAAAGTTGGAACACCTTTCTATCGCTCAGGTCCAGATTGTCGATGTCGATTTCCACACCCTTGGATTGGCGCACCAAATCCACCGTATTTTGTATCAAGGTAAGGGTTTTGAGCCCCAAAATGTCCATCTTGAGAAACTTCAGTTCATCCAGCCAGCGACCCTCATATTGAACCAGGATGTTGTCCTCAGCGTCTTTTTGGGTGCTGCAAGTTAAAGGAATATAATCAGTTAAATCTCCAGGAACAATCACCAACCCCGCGGCATGGATACCAGTCTGGCGAATCAACCCTTCCAAAACCAACCCATAGCGGTAGATGCTTTGATACAGTTCGTTGTTTTCAATCAAATGGCGAAATTCCGCCGATTCTTTGTAAGCTTCTTCCAAAGATTTTGCGGCGGGAATGGTTTTGGTGATATTGTTCGCTTCCGAAGCGGGAACCATCAAAACCCTTGCCACGTCCTTGATAACGGATTTCGCCTGCAAAGTGCTGAAAGTAACAATCTGCGTAACGCTGTTGCGGCCATACTTTTGCACCAGATAATCAATCACCATGCCGCGTTTCTGCGCACAAAAATCAATGTCAAAATCCGGCATGCTGATGCGGTCAGGGTTCAAAAAACGCTCGAACATCAGGTCATAGCGAATGGGGTCAATCTGCGTGATATCCAAAAGGTAGGCAATGATGCTGCCTGCGCCCGAACCGCGCCCTGGCCCAACCGGAACGCCCTGCTTGCGAGCGTTGTCGATTAAATCTTTCACCACCAAATAGTAGCCGTTGAAACCCATGCGGTGAATCACACCCAGTTCAAAATCAATCCTTTCCCTGATTTCATCCGTCATTTCAGGATATTTTTGCTTGGCACCCTCCTCGCAAAGCCAGCGCAGATAGCTGCCCATATCCTCAAATTCCGGTGGTGTTTCAATCTGTGGCAACAAAAACTCATCATAGCGCAGTTCCAAATCCACCATGTCCGCAATTTTCAACGTGTTATCAAAAGCGTCTCGCGCTTCCGGGAAAAGCAGCAGCATCTCTTCGGCTGATTTGAAATAAAGCTGGTCTGTGTTATATTTCATGCGCCCGGGGTCGTTGAAGGTTTTTCCAGTTTGGATGCAAAGCAGGATATCGTGCGCTTCGTGGTCTTCCTTGTGAAGATAGTGGCAGTCGTTTGTGAGCACCAAAGGCAGATCCATCTCCCTCGCCAAAGCCAGCACCTTGGGCATCACATCTTTTTCCACATCCAGCCCATGGTCCTGAATCTCAATGAAATAGCGCTCTCCAAAAACATCGCGATACCATGCTGCTGCTTCTTTTGCCTCGGCGTCCCTCCCGTTTGCCAAAAGCGAAGGAATTTCACCCTTCACACACGCGCTCAAACAGATTAGCCCTTCGCTATGCTTTTTCAACAGCGATTTACTGATGCGCGGCTTATAATAAAAACCGTCGATGAAAGATGTGGACGACAGCTTGATAAGGTTGTGGTAGCCCTGCAGGTTTTGCGCCAGCAGAACAAGATGGTGGCGAGTGTCGCTTTTATTGTGTTCGCTGTCCAGTTCGCCGTTAATGATGTAGGCCTCGGTTCCGATGATGGGTTTTATGCCCGCCTTTTTGGCTTGTTTATAAAAATCTATCACTCCATACAGGTTGCCATGATCGGTGATGGCAACCGCTGGCATGCCATATTCCTTGGCCAGAGCCACCATCCGGTCAACCCGGCAGGCTCCATCCAGCAGGCTATATTGGCTGTGGTTATGTAAATGTACAAATGACATCTTAAATCTCTCCCTTATCAAAATCACAGGAAAAGATGCAGCCATTTTTTGTCAAAGGATTCTTGCCAAAACCACCTGAAAAGATGGAAAAAAGTATTTTCGGCTTTTCAGACCCCCATTTTTGAATTTCAAAACCTCCGCCAGATAAATTCCTTGACAGTTTCACCAAGTTTTTTACTGTTTCATCTTCAAAGATTTACAAACTGGAGAAAACCTTATGATCACAGAAAAATTGATACCCTATCTTTGTGATTCCATCAAACAGTATTGGGATTTTCCCGCTTTCACAGACTATCCCGGTCC
Encoded here:
- a CDS encoding GWxTD domain-containing protein, yielding MTKKKIRLCLVLLAIAVFLPAQELIVEHYSQGTDIWILIPYNTLVFKKDVFESNYQLVMELKNNKTKKIHNFDASFRVPRQDWLRDAALPVMFSAQLEPGSYQASMRLRNLTQGEKSDYKRAFTLGDKHTEIGQAWLLAQKEGVLFQPPDLEKLPLPLEGCVLKQKIGLEADSVHVVGIEPIQSFLPPLAYYEADLTELANAGALSQLGVSVFEGNIRYDMEPFLFSPWFSYNARYSFKDQIQQLRYIANQNEYKSLRSIPESQIPDAIEKFWQVRDPSPGTLRNEAREAFYQRVITADENFTIHKRLKGWKSDRGRIYIKYGEPSEILSESQPLGRDPYIIWSYYQQNLEFIFTDSGGFGLYQLRNKDEEY
- a CDS encoding DNA polymerase III subunit alpha, translated to MSFVHLHNHSQYSLLDGACRVDRMVALAKEYGMPAVAITDHGNLYGVIDFYKQAKKAGIKPIIGTEAYIINGELDSEHNKSDTRHHLVLLAQNLQGYHNLIKLSSTSFIDGFYYKPRISKSLLKKHSEGLICLSACVKGEIPSLLANGRDAEAKEAAAWYRDVFGERYFIEIQDHGLDVEKDVMPKVLALAREMDLPLVLTNDCHYLHKEDHEAHDILLCIQTGKTFNDPGRMKYNTDQLYFKSAEEMLLLFPEARDAFDNTLKIADMVDLELRYDEFLLPQIETPPEFEDMGSYLRWLCEEGAKQKYPEMTDEIRERIDFELGVIHRMGFNGYYLVVKDLIDNARKQGVPVGPGRGSGAGSIIAYLLDITQIDPIRYDLMFERFLNPDRISMPDFDIDFCAQKRGMVIDYLVQKYGRNSVTQIVTFSTLQAKSVIKDVARVLMVPASEANNITKTIPAAKSLEEAYKESAEFRHLIENNELYQSIYRYGLVLEGLIRQTGIHAAGLVIVPGDLTDYIPLTCSTQKDAEDNILVQYEGRWLDELKFLKMDILGLKTLTLIQNTVDLVRQSKGVEIDIDNLDLSDRKVFQLLGKGDTDGVFQFESDGMRRYLTELKPNKFEDLIAMVALFRPGPMKFIDTYIARKHKREKVVYDHPIMERALKETYGVTVYQEQVMRISREMGNLTGGEADTLRKAMSKKSLDLLMQFKQKFMEGAAGNGVEEKVAQKIWNDWLDFAQYAFNKSHATCYALVAYRTAWLKAHYPVEFMAALLSLEDDPAKIPVKIEVCRSMGVKIQPPNINRSDKEFRVKGKEVLFGLKAIKNLGEAAIADIVEERDKNGAFTSIFNFCGRLDSSAVNKTVLESLIASGAMDELEGSRAQKWAVIEQALSFSTGAQRDKKMGQASLFDLLASDDDAEEYYPPLPSEEPWSYAYQLEMEKEVLGFYMGGHPLHEYRALVKYLTNSSAQNMKGANGQELVLAGIVTKITRKRDNKGKPFAFVEFEDMTGRFEIALFNRDFEKYSETLKPGRIYFVFGSKSTYNGNEDGMARVSPKALVALEELHLYLWGELSLNIPLPRLSREFVIEFSSLVEKYKGNFTLKTTVITEDGDHHNLESDFRFFPANFLLEWLEERKFDFNLKAFRDEKED